The sequence below is a genomic window from Gammaproteobacteria bacterium.
GGCAATCGCCGACATCAAGGAGGGAACGACAAGATGCCACAGTCGGTCCATCCAGCGAAAGACTGGCTGTGCGTTTTCCATGCCAAAGGTGCGCATACCAATAACGGGCACGTTGAATACATCTACGACCCATTGAATGGCAAGATAGGAAAGGAAAAACCCAGGAATGGAGATCAGGGCGTAGGCAACAAACGTGGTTGTGCGGTCAAAAGGAGATCCACGTTGGATCGCGGCTTGAATACCCGTCGGGAAGGATAAGCTCCAGACGATTAATGTGGCACAGATAAAGAGTGGCAGAGAATTGAGAAAACGTTGCCAGATCTTAGGGAGAACGGGCTGGCTATCCTTGAAGGATTTGAGCTCCCCCGTCGCGAGGTCGCGCAGCCAATAGGTGTACTGCAAATACAGCGGTTCGTCTAAATGAAAGGCCGCACGGATACGGGCGATATC
It includes:
- a CDS encoding ABC transporter permease, with product DIARIRAAFHLDEPLYLQYTYWLRDLATGELKSFKDSQPVLPKIWQRFLNSLPLFICATLIVWSLSFPTGIQAAIQRGSPFDRTTTFVAYALISIPGFFLSYLAIQWVVDVFNVPVIGMRTFGMENAQPVFRWMDRLWHLVVPSLMSAIAGIAILSRYVRSQMLEVVRQDYVRTARAKGLPEDAVIYRHALRNALLPFVTMFGFLLPGLIGGSVIFEQIFAWPGLGRLGYEAILARDFPVILTINFVAATLTLVGTLVSDILYAVVDPRIRLQ